A stretch of Chromatiales bacterium 21-64-14 DNA encodes these proteins:
- a CDS encoding RNA polymerase factor sigma-32 (binds with the catalytic core of RNA polymerase to produce the holoenzyme; this sigma factor is responsible for the expression of heat shock promoters), with amino-acid sequence MSKTLAIHRNATGMPLVPPLGSVGAYIQAVNAIPILSAEEEHELAVRLQRDQDLDAARRMVMSHLRFVVHIARGYAGYGLPLADLIQEGNIGLMKAVKRFDPSLGVRLVSFAVHWVRAEIHEFILRNWRIVKVATTKAQRKLFFNLRGAKKRLGWMNQEEVRAVAEDLGVKPETVLEMESRLAGRDVTFDAGNDDDDATPLAPAGYLPDQRFDPAVQLEANDWETRNNARLQAALAALDERSRDILVQRWLADGKATLQTLADRYQVSAERIRQLEKNAIRRLKSALEA; translated from the coding sequence ATGAGCAAAACCCTGGCCATCCATAGGAACGCAACCGGAATGCCCTTGGTGCCGCCGCTCGGCAGTGTCGGCGCCTATATCCAGGCCGTCAACGCCATCCCGATACTGAGCGCCGAGGAAGAGCACGAGCTCGCGGTGCGCCTGCAACGGGATCAGGACCTGGACGCCGCACGGCGCATGGTCATGTCCCACCTGCGGTTTGTGGTGCACATTGCCCGGGGGTACGCGGGTTACGGTCTGCCCCTGGCGGACCTGATCCAAGAAGGGAACATCGGACTGATGAAAGCGGTGAAGCGCTTTGACCCTTCCCTGGGGGTACGCTTGGTATCCTTCGCGGTGCACTGGGTACGGGCCGAGATCCACGAATTCATCCTGCGCAACTGGCGCATCGTCAAGGTGGCTACCACCAAGGCGCAGCGCAAGCTGTTCTTCAACCTGCGCGGCGCCAAGAAACGCCTAGGCTGGATGAACCAGGAAGAGGTGCGCGCCGTCGCGGAGGACCTGGGTGTAAAGCCCGAGACGGTGCTGGAGATGGAGTCGCGCCTCGCGGGCCGTGACGTGACCTTCGACGCCGGCAACGACGATGATGACGCAACCCCGTTGGCGCCCGCGGGTTACCTCCCGGATCAGCGCTTCGACCCGGCGGTACAACTTGAAGCCAACGACTGGGAGACCCGCAACAACGCGCGCCTGCAAGCGGCGCTGGCAGCCCTGGACGAGCGCAGCCGCGACATCCTGGTGCAGCGCTGGCTCGCCGATGGCAAGGCGACCCTGCAGACGCTGGCCGACCGTTACCAGGTATCCGCGGAACGTATCCGGCAGTTGGAGAAAAACGCCATCCGCCGGTTGAAATCGGCCCTGGAAGCCTGA
- a CDS encoding cytochrome c oxidase subunit II — MLISKIKNAGAGLLAAVLLGASGTANADWGMNLPKGATVISHDVYDLHMMVIWICVVIGIGVFGAIFISVLMHRKSKGAVAAQFHESTTVEIIWTIVPFVILVGMAIPASKVLIAESDTANSDLTVKVTGYQWKWHYDYPSEGISFFSTLSTPTDEIYNDAPKDKHYLREVDHPLVLPIHKKIRFLITANDVIHAWWVPAFAIQADAIPGYEHVVWTEIEKPGIYRGQCAMICGRGHAFMPIVVVAKTDADFKKWVAEQKAGTATAAVAETAAVAKTWTKDELVAKGKQVYDANCAACHQPTGSGVPGTFPPIAAGKPFSASAAMMQHLTERGFLKDGKIVMGPVKHHIETVLKGIPGTAMPAWGPQLSDVDIASVITYERNAFGNHTGDVVQPSEVKAAR; from the coding sequence ATGTTGATAAGCAAGATTAAAAACGCGGGAGCGGGCCTGCTGGCGGCGGTACTGCTGGGGGCATCCGGCACCGCCAATGCCGATTGGGGCATGAATCTCCCCAAGGGCGCGACCGTTATCAGCCACGACGTCTATGACCTGCACATGATGGTCATCTGGATCTGCGTCGTCATCGGAATCGGCGTTTTCGGCGCGATCTTCATCTCGGTCCTCATGCACCGCAAGTCCAAGGGCGCGGTCGCAGCCCAGTTCCACGAGAGCACCACGGTGGAGATCATCTGGACGATCGTTCCGTTCGTGATCCTGGTGGGCATGGCCATCCCCGCAAGCAAAGTCCTTATCGCGGAGTCCGACACCGCCAACTCGGATCTCACCGTGAAGGTGACCGGCTACCAATGGAAGTGGCACTATGACTATCCGAGCGAGGGGATCAGCTTCTTCAGCACCCTTTCCACCCCGACGGATGAGATCTACAACGACGCGCCCAAGGATAAGCACTACCTGCGCGAGGTGGACCATCCGCTGGTGCTGCCTATCCACAAGAAGATCCGCTTCCTGATAACCGCCAACGACGTCATCCACGCATGGTGGGTGCCGGCTTTCGCGATTCAGGCGGACGCCATCCCCGGTTACGAGCATGTGGTATGGACCGAAATCGAAAAGCCCGGAATCTACCGGGGACAGTGCGCGATGATCTGCGGTCGTGGCCACGCTTTCATGCCTATCGTGGTGGTGGCCAAGACCGACGCTGATTTCAAGAAATGGGTCGCCGAACAGAAGGCCGGAACCGCCACCGCCGCAGTCGCGGAAACGGCGGCGGTCGCCAAGACCTGGACCAAGGATGAGCTGGTCGCGAAGGGCAAGCAGGTCTATGACGCCAACTGCGCGGCCTGCCATCAGCCGACTGGTTCTGGTGTGCCCGGCACGTTTCCGCCCATCGCCGCCGGCAAGCCCTTCAGCGCCTCGGCTGCCATGATGCAGCACCTCACCGAGCGCGGTTTCCTGAAGGACGGCAAGATCGTCATGGGTCCGGTAAAGCATCACATCGAAACCGTGTTGAAGGGCATTCCAGGCACCGCCATGCCGGCTTGGGGTCCTCAGCTCAGCGATGTAGACATTGCCTCCGTGATCACCTACGAGCGGAACGCCTTCGGCAACCATACGGGTGATGTGGTTCAACCTTCTGAAGTCAAAGCGGCTCGCTAA
- a CDS encoding dethiobiotin synthase, producing MTIGFFITGTDTGVGKTLVSLGLMRGLKDQGRRVAGMKPVASGCQRVGGALRNDDALRLQAEGSVGLPYAVVNPYAFEPPIAPHLAAAAAGTPIEIPQIAALCQGIVSQVDAVVVEGVGGWRVPLGPVVTVAELARILGFPAVLVVAIRLGCLNHALLTVESIEASGVPLAGWVANRLDPSCLRAADNVAALRERIRAPLIGELPRFTAPDPQAAAGRLDLSVCGAAAGAVPGGRR from the coding sequence GTGACCATCGGCTTTTTTATTACCGGGACTGATACCGGCGTGGGCAAGACCCTGGTAAGCCTGGGTTTGATGCGCGGGCTCAAGGACCAGGGGCGGCGGGTGGCCGGGATGAAGCCAGTGGCCTCGGGTTGCCAGCGGGTGGGCGGCGCCCTGCGCAACGACGACGCGCTGCGTCTGCAGGCGGAGGGTTCCGTCGGCCTGCCCTATGCAGTCGTGAATCCCTACGCCTTCGAGCCGCCCATCGCGCCCCACCTGGCGGCGGCCGCGGCCGGTACGCCCATCGAGATCCCGCAGATCGCGGCCCTTTGCCAGGGTATCGTTTCGCAGGTGGACGCGGTGGTGGTGGAAGGGGTCGGGGGCTGGCGGGTGCCGCTGGGTCCGGTGGTTACCGTGGCGGAACTGGCGCGCATCCTGGGTTTCCCGGCGGTGTTGGTGGTGGCGATCCGGCTCGGCTGCCTCAATCATGCCCTGCTGACCGTGGAGAGTATCGAGGCCAGCGGCGTACCGTTGGCCGGGTGGGTGGCGAATCGGCTGGACCCGTCCTGCCTACGGGCGGCGGACAACGTGGCGGCGTTACGCGAGCGGATCCGCGCGCCCCTCATCGGTGAACTGCCGCGTTTCACCGCGCCGGATCCGCAAGCCGCCGCCGGCCGGCTCGATCTATCGGTCTGCGGCGCCGCGGCAGGCGCGGTTCCCGGGGGTAGACGGTGA
- a CDS encoding protoheme IX farnesyltransferase, translating to MGNAVESGLRTIRQDGLAVIQTYLGLCKVRVVALIVFTAVVGMFLATPGMVPGSALAFGTLGIWLAASSAAAFNHILDQRADREMGRTSGRPLPTGRVDTTHALVFASVLGVLSMVVLAGLVNPLTAGLTFLSLIGYAVIYTVFLKRATPQNIVIGGAAGAAPPVLGWTAVTGHLDPNALLLFLIIFTWTPPHFWALAIAKREDYAKVNVPMLPVTHGVAYTRLHLLLYTVLLVAVSLLPFATHMSGLLYLAGALVLGGVFLYQALRLMWVKDDRQAMKTFGYSILYLMLLFAFLLVDHYVPLFRSWLA from the coding sequence ATGGGAAACGCCGTTGAGAGTGGTCTGCGGACCATCCGTCAGGATGGGCTGGCCGTGATCCAGACCTATCTGGGACTGTGCAAGGTCCGGGTGGTTGCCCTGATCGTCTTCACTGCGGTGGTGGGGATGTTCCTGGCCACGCCGGGGATGGTACCCGGGAGCGCGCTGGCCTTTGGGACCCTGGGGATCTGGCTGGCCGCGTCCTCGGCGGCCGCTTTCAATCACATCCTGGATCAGCGCGCCGACCGGGAGATGGGCCGTACCAGCGGCCGCCCGTTACCCACGGGCCGGGTGGATACCACCCATGCCTTGGTGTTCGCCTCCGTGTTGGGGGTGCTGTCCATGGTAGTACTGGCGGGGTTGGTCAACCCGCTCACCGCGGGCCTGACCTTCCTGTCCCTGATCGGCTATGCCGTGATCTATACCGTGTTCCTCAAGCGCGCCACGCCCCAGAACATCGTAATCGGCGGCGCTGCCGGAGCGGCTCCCCCGGTGCTGGGCTGGACTGCGGTCACCGGTCATCTGGATCCGAATGCCCTGCTGCTGTTCCTGATCATCTTCACCTGGACCCCGCCGCACTTCTGGGCCCTGGCCATTGCCAAGCGCGAGGACTACGCCAAGGTGAATGTGCCGATGCTTCCGGTGACCCACGGAGTGGCGTATACCCGGCTGCATCTGCTGCTCTATACCGTGCTGCTGGTGGCGGTCAGTCTGTTGCCGTTCGCCACCCACATGAGCGGGCTGCTGTACTTGGCCGGCGCCTTGGTCCTGGGGGGCGTGTTCCTCTATCAGGCGCTGCGCCTGATGTGGGTGAAGGACGACCGCCAAGCCATGAAGACGTTCGGCTATTCCATCCTCTATCTGATGCTGTTGTTCGCCTTTTTGCTGGTGGACCACTACGTGCCGCTGTTCCGCAGCTGGTTGGCCTGA
- a CDS encoding cell division ATP-binding protein FtsE, with the protein MIRFDNVTKRYPSGHEALSGVSFGLKHGEMAFLTGHSGAGKSTLLKLIALLERPTHGQVLVDGQNLGRVRRRQIPEVRRRIGIIFQDYRLLHDRSVFDNVALPLVIEGFRHQEIARRVRAALDKVGLLDKEKLAPVTLSGGEQQRVGIARAVVHKPPLLLADEPTGNLDPDLSREIMELFQQFSRVGVTVLIASHDVDLIRGMGHRLFVLKGGRLKDTEHAEPEAGDPA; encoded by the coding sequence ATGATCCGCTTCGATAACGTCACCAAACGCTACCCCAGCGGCCACGAGGCCTTGTCCGGGGTGAGCTTCGGCCTGAAACACGGCGAGATGGCGTTTCTCACCGGCCACTCCGGTGCCGGCAAGAGCACCCTGCTGAAGCTGATCGCACTGCTGGAGCGGCCCACCCACGGGCAGGTGCTGGTGGACGGGCAAAACCTCGGTCGGGTGCGGCGCCGCCAGATCCCCGAGGTGCGCCGCCGCATCGGCATCATCTTTCAGGACTACCGCCTGCTGCACGACCGGAGCGTGTTCGACAACGTGGCGCTACCCCTGGTCATCGAGGGCTTCCGGCACCAGGAGATAGCCCGGCGGGTGCGTGCGGCCCTCGACAAAGTCGGGTTGCTGGACAAGGAAAAGCTCGCGCCGGTTACCCTCTCCGGCGGCGAACAGCAGCGGGTCGGCATCGCGCGCGCCGTGGTGCACAAGCCCCCCCTGTTGCTGGCGGACGAACCCACTGGCAATCTGGACCCGGACCTGTCGCGGGAAATCATGGAGCTGTTTCAACAGTTCAGCCGGGTCGGTGTGACCGTGTTGATCGCCAGCCATGACGTGGATCTGATCCGCGGCATGGGACATCGGCTCTTCGTCTTGAAGGGCGGCCGCCTGAAGGACACGGAGCACGCGGAACCCGAAGCGGGTGATCCGGCATGA
- a CDS encoding pimeloyl-[acyl-carrier protein] methyl ester esterase, producing the protein MTLHVECRGAGPDVVLIHGWGLDGSIWDTTAAWLAPRFRLWVVDLPGHGLSPLADARAFQLDAVADAVRAAVPPGAVWVGWSLGALVAMAAAVTGPHAVARLALVAGTPRFTCAPDWPYGIRADVLDTFAADLERDYEGTLNRFLSLQTRGSAAARATLRTLRRRPVRHAPALDALRGGLALLRDTDLRARLHALSVETLVLAGGRDTLVPAAASQALARALPRARIEMFPEAGHVPFLSHPAAFHAALEGLLHG; encoded by the coding sequence ATGACGCTCCACGTGGAGTGCCGGGGCGCCGGTCCCGACGTGGTGCTGATCCACGGCTGGGGTCTGGACGGCAGCATCTGGGATACCACCGCGGCGTGGCTCGCGCCGCGTTTCCGGCTGTGGGTCGTGGACCTTCCGGGCCATGGATTGAGTCCGCTGGCGGACGCGCGGGCGTTCCAACTGGACGCCGTGGCGGACGCGGTGCGCGCGGCGGTGCCGCCGGGGGCGGTGTGGGTGGGCTGGTCCCTGGGCGCCTTGGTCGCCATGGCCGCGGCCGTGACGGGCCCACACGCGGTGGCGCGCCTTGCACTGGTGGCGGGGACGCCGCGTTTCACCTGTGCGCCGGACTGGCCCTACGGTATCCGCGCCGACGTGTTGGATACCTTCGCGGCCGATTTGGAACGCGACTACGAGGGGACGTTGAACCGCTTTCTCAGCTTGCAGACCCGCGGCAGCGCCGCCGCGCGGGCGACCCTGCGCACGTTGCGCCGGCGCCCGGTCCGCCACGCGCCGGCGCTGGACGCGTTGCGCGGCGGGCTCGCGCTGCTGCGTGACACCGACCTGCGCGCGCGGCTCCACGCGCTTTCCGTGGAGACCCTGGTGCTGGCGGGCGGGCGGGACACCCTGGTACCGGCGGCGGCCTCTCAGGCACTGGCGCGGGCGTTGCCGCGGGCGCGGATCGAGATGTTTCCCGAGGCGGGCCATGTGCCGTTCTTATCCCACCCGGCGGCGTTCCATGCAGCATTGGAGGGTTTGCTCCATGGGTGA
- a CDS encoding malonyl-[acyl-carrier protein] O-methyltransferase BioC — protein MGEAAPPGIKWRVRAGFERAAATYDQVAVLQREVGGRLLERVELLRAFTPRWILDLGAGTGHATGELARRYRGARVIAVDLSVAMLTQARRRGPWFGRPRCVCGDLEQLPLPDGCADLVFSNLALQWCAAPDTAFQEFRRVLRPGGVVMFTTFGPDTLKELREAWAEADRYSHVNPFLDMHDIGDALVRARLAEPVMDVERLTLTYERTLDLVRDLQRLGSRNVGSARPRGLTGRGRIETMTQRYEAVRADGRLPATFEVVYGHAWAPLGPESGPAPGAPVQVSLERLRRPGR, from the coding sequence ATGGGTGAGGCGGCGCCGCCGGGGATCAAGTGGCGCGTGCGCGCCGGTTTCGAGCGTGCCGCCGCGACCTACGACCAAGTCGCGGTGTTGCAGCGCGAGGTGGGCGGGCGCCTGTTGGAACGCGTGGAGCTGTTGCGCGCCTTCACCCCCCGATGGATCCTGGACCTCGGTGCGGGCACCGGCCACGCCACCGGGGAACTGGCGCGCCGGTATCGGGGCGCGCGGGTGATCGCGGTGGACCTCTCGGTGGCGATGCTGACCCAGGCGCGGCGGCGCGGCCCCTGGTTCGGGCGTCCGCGTTGTGTATGCGGCGATCTGGAGCAGCTGCCGCTGCCGGACGGCTGCGCGGACTTGGTGTTCTCGAACTTGGCGCTACAGTGGTGCGCGGCGCCCGACACGGCGTTCCAGGAGTTCCGGCGCGTGTTGCGGCCCGGCGGCGTGGTGATGTTTACCACCTTCGGTCCCGATACGTTGAAGGAACTGCGTGAGGCTTGGGCCGAGGCGGACCGCTATTCCCACGTGAATCCCTTTCTCGACATGCACGACATCGGCGACGCCCTGGTGCGCGCGCGGCTCGCGGAACCGGTGATGGATGTGGAACGCCTCACCCTGACCTATGAGCGGACCCTCGATCTGGTGCGCGACTTACAACGGCTTGGCTCCCGCAACGTGGGGTCGGCGCGCCCGCGGGGCTTGACCGGACGCGGCCGGATCGAGACCATGACCCAGCGCTATGAAGCCGTGCGCGCGGATGGGCGGTTGCCCGCCACCTTCGAGGTGGTCTATGGCCACGCCTGGGCGCCACTGGGCCCGGAGTCGGGCCCCGCGCCGGGCGCGCCGGTCCAGGTCTCTCTGGAGCGGTTGCGGCGGCCCGGCCGCTGA
- a CDS encoding signal recognition particle-docking protein FtsY encodes MFGFGKSKARSGEEPAPEQASEAPGLFARLKRRLAKTSSGLTEGLASLVLGRKAIDAELLEELETRLLMADVGIDATQEIIGDLTRRVARSQLTDADALFAALRENMGRILAPVSRPLSIPAGIRPFVILMVGVNGAGKTTTIGKLASRFRADGLSVMLAAGDTFRAAAVEQLQVWGERNAVPVIAQHTGADSASVLYDALQAAQTRGIDVLIADTAGRLHTQSNLMEELKKIKRVLGKLDPAVPHEVLLVLDASTGQNAVNQAVQFHAAVGVTGITLTKLDGTAKGGILFAIAKRLALPIRFIGVGEALEDLRVFDAEEFVAALLDTGAGSTEDA; translated from the coding sequence ATGTTTGGTTTTGGCAAAAGCAAGGCCCGAAGCGGTGAAGAACCAGCGCCGGAGCAGGCCTCCGAAGCGCCCGGACTCTTTGCACGCCTAAAGCGGCGTCTCGCCAAGACCAGCAGCGGACTCACGGAAGGGCTCGCCAGCCTGGTGCTGGGCCGCAAGGCCATCGATGCCGAGCTGCTCGAAGAGCTGGAAACGCGCCTATTGATGGCGGACGTGGGCATCGATGCCACCCAGGAGATCATTGGCGACCTGACCCGGCGCGTGGCGCGCAGTCAGCTCACCGACGCGGACGCGCTGTTCGCCGCCCTGCGTGAAAATATGGGACGGATCCTGGCGCCGGTAAGCCGGCCGTTGAGCATCCCCGCCGGTATCCGCCCGTTCGTGATCCTGATGGTTGGCGTCAATGGCGCCGGCAAGACCACCACCATCGGCAAGCTCGCCAGTCGCTTCCGCGCCGATGGCTTGAGTGTCATGCTGGCCGCGGGCGATACCTTTCGCGCGGCAGCGGTGGAACAACTCCAGGTCTGGGGTGAACGCAACGCGGTTCCCGTCATCGCCCAGCACACCGGCGCCGATTCCGCGTCGGTGCTCTACGATGCGTTGCAGGCGGCTCAGACCCGCGGCATCGACGTACTGATCGCGGACACCGCCGGGCGCTTGCACACCCAGTCCAACCTGATGGAGGAGCTGAAGAAGATCAAGCGCGTATTGGGCAAACTGGACCCCGCAGTACCCCACGAGGTGCTGTTGGTCCTGGACGCCAGTACTGGCCAGAACGCCGTCAACCAGGCGGTTCAGTTCCATGCGGCGGTGGGGGTCACCGGCATCACCTTGACCAAGTTGGACGGCACCGCGAAGGGCGGGATTTTGTTCGCCATCGCCAAGCGGCTGGCGCTTCCGATCCGTTTCATCGGCGTAGGCGAAGCGCTCGAAGACCTGCGGGTGTTCGACGCCGAGGAGTTCGTCGCGGCGCTGCTGGACACCGGCGCCGGCTCGACCGAGGACGCCTAG
- a CDS encoding cytochrome c oxidase subunit I, with translation MSTAITHDEAHHEDHRPSGILRWVTTTNHKDIGTLYLVFSLIMLFVGGIMALMIRAELFEPGLQFMDPVFFNSLVTMHGLVMIFGAIMPGFVGLANWQIPMMVGAPDMALPRMNNWSFWLLPFAFALLLSTFFMKGGAPAGGWTMYPPLILQTGDAFPFLVFAVHLMGISSVMGAINIIATILNMRAPTMSLMKMPMFVWTWLITAFLLIAVMPVLAGAVTMLLTDKYFGTSFFNAAGGGDPVLFQHIFWFFGHPEVYIMILPAFGIISEIIPTFSRKPLFGYSSMVYATASIAFLSFIVWGHHMFTVGMPLAGLLFFMYSTMLIAVPTGVKVFNWTATMWRGSLSFETPMLFAVAFVVLFTIGGFSGLMLAIVPADFQYHNTYFVVAHFHYVLVTGAMFAIVAAVYYWLPKWTGRMYDETLGKWHFWLSTIFVNVLYFPMHFLGLAGMPRRIPDYALQFTGFNQVATIGAFGFGFSQLLFVYIVYKAAHSGEKATDRVWEGAHGLEWTLPSPAPYHSFSTAPTVE, from the coding sequence ATGAGCACTGCCATTACTCACGATGAAGCGCATCACGAGGACCATCGCCCGAGCGGTATTCTGCGGTGGGTCACCACGACGAACCACAAGGATATCGGGACGCTGTACCTGGTGTTCTCCCTGATCATGCTGTTCGTGGGCGGCATCATGGCACTGATGATCCGCGCCGAACTCTTTGAGCCCGGACTGCAGTTCATGGACCCGGTGTTCTTCAATTCACTGGTCACGATGCACGGGCTGGTGATGATCTTCGGGGCCATCATGCCGGGCTTTGTGGGCTTGGCGAACTGGCAGATTCCGATGATGGTCGGTGCCCCGGACATGGCATTGCCGCGCATGAACAACTGGAGTTTCTGGCTCCTGCCGTTTGCCTTTGCGCTGCTGTTGAGCACCTTTTTCATGAAGGGTGGCGCGCCGGCAGGCGGCTGGACCATGTACCCGCCCCTGATACTGCAGACTGGCGACGCATTTCCGTTTCTGGTCTTCGCGGTCCATCTGATGGGTATATCCTCGGTGATGGGCGCTATCAACATCATCGCGACCATCCTGAATATGCGCGCGCCTACCATGTCCTTGATGAAGATGCCGATGTTCGTCTGGACTTGGCTGATTACGGCCTTCCTGCTGATCGCGGTGATGCCGGTGCTTGCCGGGGCGGTGACCATGCTGCTGACCGACAAGTATTTCGGTACGTCGTTTTTCAACGCGGCGGGCGGTGGTGACCCGGTGCTGTTCCAGCACATCTTCTGGTTCTTCGGGCACCCCGAGGTCTATATCATGATTCTGCCGGCATTCGGGATCATCTCGGAGATCATCCCGACGTTCTCCCGCAAGCCGCTGTTCGGCTACAGCTCCATGGTGTATGCCACCGCCAGCATCGCGTTTCTGTCTTTTATCGTGTGGGGGCACCACATGTTCACGGTGGGCATGCCGCTGGCGGGCTTATTGTTCTTTATGTACTCGACCATGTTGATCGCCGTGCCCACCGGCGTGAAGGTCTTCAACTGGACCGCAACCATGTGGCGAGGCTCATTGAGTTTCGAGACTCCGATGCTGTTTGCGGTGGCGTTCGTGGTGCTGTTCACCATCGGTGGGTTCTCCGGGTTGATGCTCGCCATCGTGCCGGCCGACTTCCAGTACCACAACACCTATTTCGTGGTGGCGCATTTCCACTACGTGCTGGTGACCGGGGCCATGTTCGCGATCGTCGCGGCGGTCTACTACTGGCTGCCCAAGTGGACCGGACGGATGTATGACGAGACCTTGGGCAAGTGGCACTTCTGGCTCTCGACCATTTTCGTGAACGTGCTCTACTTCCCCATGCACTTCCTGGGACTGGCGGGCATGCCGCGCCGTATCCCGGACTACGCACTGCAGTTCACCGGCTTCAACCAAGTGGCGACCATCGGGGCGTTCGGGTTCGGGTTCTCGCAGCTGCTGTTCGTCTATATTGTGTATAAGGCGGCACATAGCGGGGAGAAGGCCACCGATCGGGTGTGGGAAGGCGCGCACGGTTTGGAGTGGACCTTGCCTTCGCCGGCGCCCTATCACAGCTTCAGCACGGCGCCCACGGTCGAGTAG
- a CDS encoding cytochrome c oxidase subunit 3, whose amino-acid sequence MTEAHGGYYVPHKAYWPIVGSVGLTTLMVGFASLLEGHDFGGHMMIAGAVIVAIMMFGWFGTVIRENLAGLYSEQVDRSFRWGMGWFIFSEVMFFSAFFGALFYARIYSVPWLGGLGAKGAAHTYLWPHFTAVWPTNGPGAIGGAFESMPAWGIPAINTLILLTSSVTVTWAHWALKAEQRGRLIFWLLCTVLLGASFLYMQAHEYIHAYTKLHLTLHSGIYGSTFFMLTGFHGLHVAIGATMLAVMLVRAIKGHFTPEDHFAFEAAAWYWHFVDVVWLNLFIFVYWL is encoded by the coding sequence ATGACGGAAGCACATGGCGGCTATTACGTCCCCCACAAGGCCTATTGGCCGATCGTGGGGTCGGTGGGGCTCACGACCCTAATGGTGGGATTTGCGTCGCTGCTGGAGGGACATGATTTCGGCGGCCACATGATGATCGCCGGCGCGGTGATCGTCGCCATTATGATGTTCGGCTGGTTCGGTACGGTGATCCGCGAGAACCTCGCCGGCCTGTACAGCGAGCAGGTGGATCGTTCGTTCCGCTGGGGTATGGGCTGGTTCATCTTCTCGGAAGTCATGTTCTTCTCGGCCTTCTTCGGGGCACTGTTTTACGCGCGCATCTACTCCGTGCCATGGTTGGGAGGGCTGGGCGCGAAGGGCGCTGCGCATACGTATCTGTGGCCGCACTTCACGGCGGTTTGGCCCACCAATGGGCCCGGTGCTATCGGCGGTGCTTTCGAGAGCATGCCCGCATGGGGTATTCCCGCCATCAATACGTTGATCCTGCTCACCAGCAGTGTCACGGTCACCTGGGCGCATTGGGCACTGAAGGCCGAACAGCGCGGGCGGCTGATCTTCTGGCTGTTGTGCACGGTACTGCTCGGCGCCTCGTTCCTGTATATGCAGGCCCACGAGTACATCCATGCCTACACCAAACTGCACCTGACCCTGCACTCGGGCATCTACGGATCGACGTTCTTCATGCTGACCGGTTTCCACGGTCTCCATGTGGCCATCGGCGCCACCATGCTGGCGGTGATGCTGGTGCGGGCGATCAAGGGGCATTTCACCCCTGAGGACCACTTCGCCTTTGAGGCTGCTGCTTGGTATTGGCACTTCGTGGACGTGGTCTGGTTGAACCTTTTCATCTTCGTTTACTGGCTGTAG
- a CDS encoding cell division protein FtsX: MRRKPGQATLRPTAKAPAAAPQRRASAGASLRPRRRLSLQWAFAYLQRHLQVFLGSLGRLAHAPLSSLMTATVIGITLALPTGLYVVLHNLQQLSGGWQGTARISVFLKQDLDATHAQALAAKLRARPGVANVQYISPAQGLKEFRQASGFGAALDALTTNPLPPVLVVQPAVELRDPQQVQGLLNALRQLPEVDFAQLDMGWVERLYAFMALAQRGVSVVAAMLALAVLLVVGNTIRLDIQNRREEIEITKLVGGTDAFIRRPFLYSGLWYGALGGAIAWLLVTAALWLLQGPVQRLALLYNSGFSLTMLGTGASLELLGGGALLGLLGSWLAVGRHLSEIEPR, encoded by the coding sequence ATGAGGCGCAAGCCGGGGCAGGCCACCCTCCGCCCTACTGCCAAGGCGCCCGCCGCAGCGCCGCAGCGCCGGGCGTCGGCGGGGGCGAGCCTGCGCCCGCGCCGCCGGCTGTCCTTGCAGTGGGCATTCGCCTACCTCCAACGGCACCTGCAGGTGTTCCTGGGCAGCCTGGGACGACTCGCGCACGCCCCCCTCAGCAGCCTGATGACGGCCACCGTGATCGGCATTACCCTGGCACTGCCCACCGGACTCTACGTGGTGCTCCACAACTTGCAGCAGCTGAGCGGCGGATGGCAGGGCACCGCCCGCATCTCGGTGTTTCTCAAGCAGGACCTCGACGCGACCCACGCCCAAGCCCTGGCGGCCAAGCTGCGCGCCCGGCCCGGGGTGGCCAACGTGCAGTACATCAGCCCCGCACAGGGGCTCAAGGAGTTCCGGCAGGCGTCCGGGTTCGGCGCCGCCCTGGACGCCTTGACTACCAATCCACTGCCGCCGGTCCTGGTGGTACAACCGGCGGTGGAGCTGCGCGACCCCCAGCAGGTACAGGGATTGCTGAACGCGTTGCGCCAGCTACCGGAGGTGGACTTTGCCCAACTCGACATGGGCTGGGTGGAACGGCTCTACGCCTTCATGGCGCTGGCCCAGCGCGGGGTATCGGTGGTAGCCGCCATGTTGGCCCTGGCGGTATTGCTGGTGGTCGGCAACACCATCCGCCTGGATATCCAGAACCGGCGAGAGGAGATCGAGATCACCAAACTGGTGGGAGGAACCGACGCCTTCATCCGGCGCCCGTTCCTCTATAGCGGGCTGTGGTACGGAGCGCTCGGCGGGGCCATCGCCTGGCTCCTGGTGACCGCTGCCCTGTGGCTGCTACAGGGCCCGGTGCAGCGCCTCGCACTGCTCTACAACAGCGGTTTTTCCCTGACCATGCTGGGCACCGGCGCCTCCCTGGAGTTGCTCGGCGGCGGCGCCCTGCTGGGGCTCCTGGGCTCCTGGCTCGCAGTGGGTCGGCACCTGTCGGAAATCGAACCGCGCTGA